In Paucidesulfovibrio gracilis DSM 16080, the sequence ATGTTTTGTTCCGCTTCAAAGGCGATGACGGCCTTGTAAAAATAAAACTCCGAAGGCACGGGATCGAATCCGGCCAGGGTGTCCAGCACGGCCGAGGCCTGGGCAGGAAAGCCCTGGTTCAAAAACCCGCCAGCCGTGGAGAGCAGGTAGGCCTTTTCCGCGGGTCCGTCCATGGCGGTCTTCAGGGCCGCGTCCACGCTGTTGAGCTTGAGCTGCAGGGTCACGAGCCGGGTGCGGATTTCTTCCTCGGGACCACCCAGCTTCAGGAGCTGTTCATAGGCTTTGATGGCGCCGGGCAGGTCGTTGTCCAGCTCCCGCTGATACGCCATTTCGGCCCAGGCTTCATAATAGTACGGGTCCAGTTCCAAAGCACGGTCCAGGGTACGCAGCGCCTGCCGCTGCCGACCCAGGCGGGATTCGGCCCGGGCCTGGAGGTACAGGGTCACCTTGTTGCGCTCGGCCTTGGGGATGACGTTCAGCTGATCCAATCCCCTGGCGTATTCCTGGGCGTCGATGAGCACGCCGGCCAGCCGCTGCCGCATCTGATGGTCCTCAGGCGCGGAAAGCAGATATTCCTCCAGGAGCAGGACCGCGTTTTCCACGTTGTTTTCCATGAGATAGGCGTTGACCAGCGCCGCCACCAGGGGGCGGTTCTCCGGGAATTGGCGCAGCCCCTGGGACAAAATGCGCCGCGCCCGGCCGATCTGTTCGGTGTTGAAGAACAGGGAGGCCTTGTCCACGAACATTTCCGGGGAGGGACGTACTTCCAGAATGCTGTCCGCGACCCGGGCCGCATTTTCCTGCAGCTCCATGACCCGGGTTTCATCTTCCCGGAGCACGCGTCCGGTGCGGGTAAGGCGTTCCAGCTCGGAAATTTGATCCTGAAACAACAGATAATTGTAGGTAAGCTCGGCGTCCTGGCTGATTTTCGGCGGTGCAATGTCCGGGGCTGTTTCCGCCGGATCAACGGCCTGACGGCGGGGAGCGCAGCCGCAGAGCTGGGCCAGCGCCAGAAGAAGCAAGAGCGCGGCAAGAGCGCCCACGCGCGAGCGGGCGCGTCCCGAATCGGCATGAGGGTACAGGGAATCGCGGACCGCGAGGCTGTTCATGGGGTCTCCGTGCTGCTGTGGTGGAAATGGCCGGGTCGTCAGCGGGACCGGCCTTCTTGCCCGGCGGCCTCCCGAAGGCGTTCGAGCATGATTTCGCCCTGCTCCACTCCGGCTTCCAGGATCTCCGGGCCGTACTTTTTGCCCAGGTCCGTAAGAAAACCGTCCGAAGCATACCGGGCGTCATTCACTCCGGTTTCAAACTGTTCGATGAGTTCGGGCAAGGAGGCGGTGCTGTAGTCGCAATAGAGCCACATGACCGTGGAAAAAATATCCGGCCCAAAACGGAACCAATAGGCGTCGTGCAGGCAATAGCTCATGGCGCGCAGCTGGCTGGATTCGGGCATGTCCGACACATCGGGCCGCCGCCGACAGGTGGAGGCGCGGGAAACGAGGTGTTTTTCACTGTCCGAGAGGGTGCAGCCGTCCAGCAGGGTATAGGCGGAACCTTGGGTGCGTTCGCCCTCGCCGCTGGCGCATTCGATGTCGCGGATCATGGCGGCCACGGCCGTGAGCAGAGCGGTGCGCCGGGCAGTCTGTCGGTCCAGGCCGCTGTTCCAGGCCATCACCAGTGTAGCCGCGTCCTGGGCCAGGCGCTTGGAGTGTTCGATGCCGAACATATAGTCGTCATAGAGAAAGGGAACCGAGTCTTCCTGCAGCTTGAGCAGGGCAGGGTGATTGAAAAACAGGTCCGAGGCAAAGGAAACGTCTTCGGTGAAGTCGTCGTAGAAGGAAGGCAGGTTATGCTGCCGCGCCAGACGGCAGGATTCTTTTTTGAGTTCGATGAGTCGTTCATTCATTGTCGTTGATCCACTCCACGGAAAAGTCGTCTACTGTATTTTCCAGATGTTGCCGAAGTTTCTGCAACAGCCTCGCCTCGATCTGGCGCACACGCTCCCGCGTGACGCCGTAGCGTTCCCCGATTTCCCGCAGCGTCACCGGGGAGTCGGAAAGGAGCCGTTCATTAAGGATGGCCAGTTCCTTTTCATTGAGCTGGTGCTCAATGGCTTTGAGGTTTTCCAGCAGAATGCGGGAAATTTGATTGTCGGAGAGGGTCTCCTCCACGCCCGGAGCCAGGGAGGGCAGAAAGTCCAGGCGTGTGGCGTCGGTATCGTCGCCCACGGGCATGTCCAGGGACATGTCCCCCCGGGAGAGGCGCTGGTCCATTTCCACGATTTCCGATTCGCTCACGTTCAGGGATTCGGAGAGCGCCTCGGTGGTGGGGTCGAACCCGAGGGAAAGCAGACGCTGGCGTTCCTTGTTCAGATTATAAAACAGCTTGCGCTGGGTCTGGGTGGTGCCGATCTTGACCATGCGCCAGTTGTCCATGATGTACTTAAGGATGTAGGCCTTGATCCAGAACGCGGCATAGTAGGAAAACTTGATGCCCTTGTCCGGGTCGAACTTATTCACGGCCTTCATCAGCCCCACGTTGCCTTCCTGGATCAGATCCAGGGCGTTTTGCATCCAGCGGCGTTGGAAGTCCATGGCGATCTTGACCACCAGGCGCAAATGCGAGGACACGAGCCGGAAGGCCGCGTCCTGGTCGCCGTTGTCGCGCACGCGCTGGGCCAGCTCCTGTTCTTCCTCGGGCTTGAGCAGGGGGAACTTGGAAATTTCGCGCAGATACAGCGAGAGCGGATCGCTGGGAACGACCGCGCTGGAGCGCTTCTCCTTGAGCGCCGGCAGCATATCGCCGCCGCGCTTGGCGGGAGCGTTGCTGGTATTGTTGGATGCTTCCCCGGCTCCGGCGTCTGTGTCCGAAGACCGGTGAACTTCCGGCTGGGAGATGGTATCCGTCATGTCAGGATTGTCTTTCGGCGCTATCTTCGCCGTGTGGTGTTCGGTAGTGGTCAAATGGGAACGGTATACCTTTTAGAGCCGCTTTTCAAGCCTTGCCCGCGGCAGCCCTGTGTCATCGAGGTGACACCGTCCTTTTTGGTTGACCTATATTGAGATATATTGATACAGATCCGCCGAAACCCGAACGCAACACTCAGCACCCGGCAGTACGACCGGGACAGAGCGGCCCGGGCCGCAGAGGGGAACATCCATGCCCGATTTTCGAAAATTGCTCAAGGACGACCAGGTCCGCTTTTTCGACGGTGGTTACGGCACACTGCTGCAACAGCGCGGCCTGCCACCGGGCATGTCTCCGGAACTTTTCGGGCTAAAAAGCCCGGATGCCGTGCTCCAGGTGCACCGCGACTATCTGGCCGCAGGCGCACAGGTGCTGACCACCAACACATTCGGCGGATCGCGTTTCAAGCTTGGGCCGGACGCGGACGTCTACGACCTGAACAAGGCCATGTGCACCCTGGCACGCAAGGCCGCCGGAGACAACGCGTTCGTGGCCGCCAGCATCGGACCCACCGGGCATTTTTGCGAGCCGTTGGGAGAACTCACCTTCCGCGAGTTGGTGCAGGCGTACAAGGAGCAGATCCAGGGTTGCGTGGACGGCGGAGCCGACCTGATCCTGGGTGAAACTCATTTTGATCTGGCCGAAGCCCGGGCCGTGGTCATCGCGACCCGCGAGGTCTGCGACCTGCCCGTGGCCGTGTCCATGACCTTTGAGGGCGCCAACAGCCTGACCGGAACCACGCCCCTGCACTTCATCGACACCATGCAGAACATGGGCGTGGACATGGTGGCCACCAATTGTTCGGCCGGACCGGAACAGATAGCGGACGTGGTCCGGGCCATGCTCCCGCGTCTTTCCACCCCCCTGTACGTGGCCGCCAACGCCGGACTGCCCGAACTGGACGAGAACGGCAACACGGTTTTCCGCCTTGGGCCGGACGATTTTGCCAAGCAGTCCACCCGCTTTTTCGACATGGGCGCCAAGTTCGTGGGTGGCTGTTGCGGCACCGGGCCGGACCACATCCGCGCCCTGGCCGCGTGCAGCAGGGAAAAATCCTGGTCCCTGCCCCAGCCGGAAGACCGCGCCGTGGTGCTCACCTCCCGGGGCGAGGGCGTCCCCCTGGGCAAAGGCCACCCCGCCGTGCTCATCGGGGAACGCATCAATCCCACCGGCAAAAAACAACTCATTCACGAACTGCAACAGGGCGAACAGACCGA encodes:
- a CDS encoding tetratricopeptide repeat protein, which encodes MNSLAVRDSLYPHADSGRARSRVGALAALLLLLALAQLCGCAPRRQAVDPAETAPDIAPPKISQDAELTYNYLLFQDQISELERLTRTGRVLREDETRVMELQENAARVADSILEVRPSPEMFVDKASLFFNTEQIGRARRILSQGLRQFPENRPLVAALVNAYLMENNVENAVLLLEEYLLSAPEDHQMRQRLAGVLIDAQEYARGLDQLNVIPKAERNKVTLYLQARAESRLGRQRQALRTLDRALELDPYYYEAWAEMAYQRELDNDLPGAIKAYEQLLKLGGPEEEIRTRLVTLQLKLNSVDAALKTAMDGPAEKAYLLSTAGGFLNQGFPAQASAVLDTLAGFDPVPSEFYFYKAVIAFEAEQNIEKALEYLDKVPAGDDRYDDALEFRIQILHTLKRPEEVLKLLHEGQKVYPDNVGFYQMEAEYWMDREDIPQALGALERGLEQRSDNPDLLYRYGALLDESGQRHKGLEVMERIITANPRHADALNYIGYTLAQEGRDLKRAQVLVENALMEEPDNGYILDSLAWVHYKAGALSKAWEVIQRAVREVPSEPTLWEHYGDIAAALGKKVSALEGYRKAIQFGAEDVEAVKAKIKSL
- a CDS encoding sigma-70 family RNA polymerase sigma factor → MTDTISQPEVHRSSDTDAGAGEASNNTSNAPAKRGGDMLPALKEKRSSAVVPSDPLSLYLREISKFPLLKPEEEQELAQRVRDNGDQDAAFRLVSSHLRLVVKIAMDFQRRWMQNALDLIQEGNVGLMKAVNKFDPDKGIKFSYYAAFWIKAYILKYIMDNWRMVKIGTTQTQRKLFYNLNKERQRLLSLGFDPTTEALSESLNVSESEIVEMDQRLSRGDMSLDMPVGDDTDATRLDFLPSLAPGVEETLSDNQISRILLENLKAIEHQLNEKELAILNERLLSDSPVTLREIGERYGVTRERVRQIEARLLQKLRQHLENTVDDFSVEWINDNE